Genomic DNA from Scylla paramamosain isolate STU-SP2022 chromosome 25, ASM3559412v1, whole genome shotgun sequence:
AACTGCCGGGTGGTGCGGGTTTTCAGATATGACGAAATTATGCAACTTCATCCCCAAGTAGTTTGCTGTGTGAAGCCTTAACTGTACGGGGAAACACAACTTGGGTTTGCTGTACACCGAATGCAATATAGAATTAATGCAACAAACTTTGTCCAAGAAACTGCATGTAAACTTCATCAGGGTCAACTTAACAGAACCACACAATATAATAACAACAGGATGTACTGtatgaaatataaatgaataaataaataaataaataaataaaataaataaataaaataaacaaaaacacaacataacacaataCAGAACCAACACAACAAAGCAAGtcacacaaaccaaaacaaagaaaacacaaaccaacacaacaaaacacacaccctctctttcaccaacacaacaaacaaaccaagCCACCAGACCCCAAACGAACCAACCAACAACATAACCAGACAGCTCCTCACCTTGCACCAAATCCTGACATCACTTGGGTCCTTCAGTTCCTCCTTCGTGATGAACCTGGAGACTGGGAGGGCCGTGTCAAAGCACTTAGCCAGGGTCCAGGGGTTGCCCTTCTTCTTGGCCTCCTCCTGGAAGTCCCTAGCTGTCATGTCGAGCGTCAGGGCGTAGCCAGCGACTCTGCCAAGCACCTCACTTTCTGGCACATCTCGGCAGGTTTCTCCGATCACAATGCCGAGTTCTATTTCATGGTGGAAGTCTTGACAGCCTCTTGGGATCTGTGGGGGGGGCTGAGTgttagctttgtgtgtgtgtgtgtgtgtgtgtgtgtgtgtgtgtgtgtgtgtgtgtgtgtgtgtgtgtgtgtgtatttacctagttgtggtttatgggaggggagtaatctcatagtatcccgtctctatatctatccagtttagtcttaaaagaataaaagcatAGAGTTACAGAATTGACAACATCTTTGCTGAGTTcattctatgtgtgtgtgtgtgtgtgtgtgtgtgtgtgtgtgtgtgtgtgtgtgtgtgtgtgtgtgtgtgtgtgtgtgtgtgtgtgtgtgtgtgtgtgttgagttgatCTGTTATATTAATTGTGAGATGATGTATTTGTGAGATGTGAGTGTAGAAATGGAAgtaaggatctctctctctctctctctctctctctctctctctctctcttctctctctctctctctctctctctctctctctctctctctctctctgtgcccctCACCAGGATGGGTCCAGCCCCCTCCTCCAGGTAGGTTGATGGGGGCTTCATAAACAGCATGGGCTTGGTGGGGACAGCATTGCCCAGCTCCTTGCAATGGTCTCTGAAACaacaacataaagaaatagaaaatgccACAATGGTCAGTAAGCCAAATTAAGAAAGAGCAAGTCAAACAATCTCATCAATATTGAACTATTAACAGTTTACAAGGTCCATGGGGTTTTGAGTTAGGATTAATGCTTACTGGTTTTTAATATATGCATAAATATTTTGCCATTAGATTGCTTGTTATGGGGCAGTTAGGGCGTGGCATTAAGGAAAATTACATAATGCAGAGAGAGACGGGGCTGTCTTAAACCAAACTTATGATTTCAAAGcgaatacataaacaaacaaaataaacaaataaataaatgagaaactGTCTAAAATTAAAAGGATGCGATTTTGTGAATGTTTAGATCACTGACAACATGAATGAGACTAACAAACATAAACCCAGTCACCTGCGCTCACCTGAATTTCCTGCCCATGACCAcaatattgataaataaatgacgAAAAACACCTGAATTTAAAAGAATGAGGTTTTGTGCAAGTCTAGAGCACTGACAACATGGATAAGACTAACAAAATATAACTCCAGACACCCAAACACCTGTGCTTACTTGTAATTCCTGCCCACGGCCACGATATTCCTCCCCCAGTGCACAAAACGACTGAAATTTTGTGCGCCGGTCATTGCTTGGGCTGCCATGGCGGGAGatatagacagagatagatgtACTCGTAAATGTAAACGCAGAAATAGATTGTTCGTAGATATTAATGTAGATTTGGGCTGTAGTCTTTGCAATGGCGGCTTGATGGGTTGTGTTTTTCAATGGTTTTCTCGCTCTCTCCGTTTCTTTTCTCCTGCAAGCCTTATTTTGTTATGCCTGGCTGAGGTGGAATTCGGCCTTTAACTATTTCGCCactgtttatcattattatcgttatctttcttatcttctacatctttgttttttgtttctcttttttttagtattgtggATTCTgtaacttgtttttctttcatggtttttcacttttttttcagttcggCGTCTAACTTTTTCGGAGCCAAACTTCATAGTGCACACTTATATCGTtatcttccttaccttctttcaATTTAATTTTTAGTACTGCGATTTATGTAACATATTTATTCGCTATAATTTGCTGTGATAAGATTCGGCGTTTAACTTTTCCGGCAccaaactttatttatttattcgtttatatttatattcgtttatatttatctattgttgTATATTCAAGTACAACAAAGGAGGATTGCGTAGCCTGCCATCCTCCCTTTATGCTCAGGtagagaaaaatatgtattgtatCTAACCTTattatctctttatcttctcgttccctgttttttttgtttttttttaccgtgaATTATGTAAGATGCATTTTATCTCTATACGTAATTCATACAGGTGTGTTGTGGTAAAGGGGAGCACAGGAGGGAAGGCGAGGTGGGGAGATCATAAGAACATTcgaatataacaaaaataagagaagctgcaagaagccatcaggccaacacgtggcagtGCCTGTGTGAAGCAACCAACGTATTTCTCCCtgtcatccataaatttgtctaatcttttaaagctaaCAAATACCTCAGCACTCCCCTGGGCACGTGGACGCCCCGGTAATGAGAGGGCAGATGCCGCAGCACGTCTGGCCACCGCTCATCATTCAGCCCCACGTCTCCTTCGCAACTCACGTCAGTTTACCACACACCAGATTCACTAAAGGTGTCCTGTTGTTTTTCGCCAATAAAATCTTAACAAAGTGTCGGACAAGGATGTTGTTTTGCcagtggatgtttgagaccCCGACCTAATTGGCGAAAATATGCTTTGGTGTCTTATATGGATAATGAAGGCAATTATAAGAGTAAATTTATGGTAAACTTAGCTAAAATTTACAGGCACTGGTAGCGAGACTAGGTGTTGTCATGATAGACTCATCTACTCGCGACGTTGATGTGATATTTAACTGTGATCGAAGAGTAATCACCCATCCAACCAGCagttctgtctttttgtctctctctctctctctctctctctctctctctctctctctctctctctctctcacacgccgATAGGACACGGCCCCTTAAACTTTCAGTAGAGGCTTGGTCCTGTAATGGTCGTAATGGCCTCGTGTAGTAGATTTACATTATAATGAGGCTGCAGTGACTGTTACGGGAAGCTGTAGCCTGGGGTGTTCGCTTCTCTTCACATTTCATCCACCAGCAAAGGCTCGTCTTCATCACTTCATGCAGTTTAGATTCTATAAAactgcttctcttcctcgtcgtcaCATCCTGCAGGGGCGGGAGTCCGGCGTCCACCAGGCACAGCTCCGGACCTGTGTCTGTCCTGACTCCCAGCAAACACATCATCGCTCTCTTATATTGCACAATTAGCTTCTTGGGGTGGTGCGTGAGCCAGTCTCCGTGCTACAGAGGAGAGGGGTGTCATGGCGGCGTGGAATACAGTGCACTTGTTGGCATGTTGAGCGGCGTGTTGTTGTTAGTGAGGCAAAATATAGCACACTTGCTGAGCTGAGACGCGTTAGGTGGTTCGTGTAGTCTTGATTCAGTACTCATTGTTGCGTCGTCGCTGAGTCACGCCCCAAGTACAGACAGTTTCCGCCATGCAGAGTGCAGTGGTTGTCCAGGCTCCCGGCGATTCCAGCAAGTCATCAGTAAGTGTTATGCGGTGACTGTATCTAAAAATAAGATATAATATTAtttaagttttatttctttctaacTTGCCTCAAATACGTTCTGCAAACGAGCTGAAGCCATTACCCTAAATAAATCATTGGCACTCTGGGAGACAGTTCACGCAGGGCACTCGGGTGCAAGGTCCCCCTCGCGTCGCCTCACTGATGAACCAATTTTCTCACACGCGTCAACCAAACTCCTTTTTCAAGTACTGACGATGATGTATAATTCAATGCAAAATTAAATGTCATTTCGGAAACTTACCAACCAAAATTTGTtccggaggaggaggggagggtggctgtctggctgtctggctccACCCGGGGCCCAGGGCGGGGATCAGGCAGCAAGTCCCgctcctcctttgcctcctcaCTCAGATAATATTATGATCGTCCACCTCCAGTCCCTCACACCCGCAAACAAGAGGCCATCGTTAACAAGCGAACACTACGCACCACGCACCACACACCAGAGGGGCCCTGAAGGGAGGATAAGGGCTCCTGCTTTCTTGACAGTGTCTGGTGAATTGTGTgtagtgaacataagaacataagaaataagggaagctgcaagaagcgaccaggcttacacgtggcagtccctgtatgaaatatacctacctatttccatctattatccccatccataaacctgtctaatcttctcttaaagctctctagtgtcctagcactaactacatgattattgagtccgttccactcatctaccactctatttgagaaccaattttttctcCTATCTAGTGGCTCATCAAAATTCTGCCTTCAGGACTTAGCTACATGTAAAGGAGGAGGCGCTTGCCCTCCACCGTGCCCCAGACACCGCCATGCGAGGGACCTTTCTTGGGGTGAGGAGTGCGCCTTCCTTGGCAGTGACTGGAGAGCTGATAAAATTTTCTTcctgatgacctcttgttcaGTATGAGGGGCTGGAGGGTTGCACCGCCACTGTCCCCACACACTCCTGCAGGCCTGGGATGGCGCCGTAAGGGGAGTAAGGATTCGTTGCTGCCAAGGAGATCTTACTTCaacttcgttatcgtgaaactcgcttcgttatgCCGATTCCagcgtcgttatcgtgaaactcgcttcgttatcATGAAAATCCCTTCGTTATGGCGACATCGGCATCgttatcgtttatttatttatttatttatttatttatttatctgtttatttattcatatatctcCCTATCCACTTGATTTtccatattcatttttttttcatttcattttattcatttattttgcctGACCGGAAGCCTCACTCTGCagctcacacactcacctgtccaTGGCGCACCTACACCTGCcttccccctgtgtgtgtgtgtgtgtgtgtgtgtgtgtgtcagcctctCATGTTCCTCTTGGTTTTCATTTGAGGAAGGAGCGTAACATGAAAAATGAAGCCGTATAACGAAAACTGCGTCATATtacgttagtgtgtgtgtgtgtgtgtgtgtgtgtgtgtgtcggtctgTGGGCCATGTTGTGAAACACTTGTGGCCGCATCTAGATTATTATCGGAAAGTTTAAGTAAGTCTAACTGAAGTAacacggatttttaagaatgtttttttttctatggttctattgagagattaacaagatttctacatcattaacaggagaagcacttgagaacccggctgatcatttCCGGGGGCTTCGACAATGATCGTGGTGAGAATAGAACGTTTCTGAATGCAGGCCTGTGCAGGGGAGAGGAAATAACATTGAAAGAACTTCTCATTGCACAACCTCTAGACTGCTGTGATTCGCAAACTGTGCGCCGCGGCCATCACCAAACTGTGCAGCCCAACTTTTTTAGATACCCACGTGTGTCCAAGATGCAGTGCACCACTAACAACAAAGCCTGAGATTCACTTTACTTTACCTTTCATTTatatctagaaaaaaatatacaacagaCATTTTTTATTACACTCTTATTGCACTTTTATCACACTGCTACGTATTGTTCATGGTCTCACAGGAAAGTCAGTTGTGATGTTTGAAAATACATAAATTTCACGAAGGCAAATGTTGTCCCTATCAACCCTTTCCTTCTGGAGATGCAGCTTTAAAGGGAGCGTTGTTCATTTCTTGATTATTACAGGAGCGCTCTTAAAAGGGGAAAGGGTCTCAAAATTGCGGTCATAAGGCGCCGCTACAAACTGGTAAAAGCAACTCAAACTGTGCTGAAGTAAAAATAACAGTGATAGTGATAACAGAATGGTAGCAGAGTAAAATAATATTGGTGATAATTAATGGataaaaaggaacaacaacaacaacaacaacaacaacaacaacaacaataataataaagagagagagagagagagagagagagagagagagagagagagagagagagagagagagagagagagagagagataattaaggCTTCGTTATGTACAATTTTCCAGTAAGTGACTCTTCTGTTACACTTTTGTTGCATTTTTGTATCCTAGACCCTTTTCCTTACCAAGACTCTGGCCACAGTGCAATACAACAGTCTTTCTTTATCACTTCTCTGCTAGTGGCACagcaccatattctgaaacactgcgacacacctccactcctcttcttcaagCTACACAAATTCTCAAGggagtttttacggttctagtgagagattaatcagatttctacattatcaaacGGGATGGTTATCTATGTGGCCAAGGGCGGCGGTGCTCTGAAGGTTACAAAGGTGGCTAGGCGTGTTTCCATGGCCGTTCTTCCCcacatcatgaaaacacccttggaaaccttATTAGCTTCCACTAACACCTAAATAAGTTGAGGAAGGGTGATGGATTCAagatcatcttttttttttcactttttattataaaatttCCTTGTACGCGTTTCATTTGAAGCA
This window encodes:
- the LOC135113153 gene encoding LOW QUALITY PROTEIN: acylpyruvase FAHD1, mitochondrial-like (The sequence of the model RefSeq protein was modified relative to this genomic sequence to represent the inferred CDS: deleted 1 base in 1 codon); this encodes MAAQAMTGAQNFSRFVHWGRNIVAVGRNYKDHCKELGNAVPTKPMLFMKPPSTYLEEGAGPILIPRGCQDFHHEIELGIVIGETCRDVPESEVLGRVAGYALTLDMTARDFQEEAKKKGNPWTLAKCFDTALPVSRFITKEELKDPSDVRIWCKVNGEARQDGNTSDMVFPIATLISYISRYFTLHPGDLVLTGTPAGVGPVHTGDMLTAGIGNILTMEFSIAQRGVGE